A window from Myxococcus fulvus encodes these proteins:
- a CDS encoding ELWxxDGT repeat protein, which produces MKAWRGIPVLVSVLWGGLLAVGCGPAVEGSDAEGEAAVESARADVVAAGRACTSERVMPSGTKPEWLVRGVDRLFFSADSEGQGRELWSSPGGGGCAGVVKDIRAGAQGSVPRYLTALGRWVLFAADDGLQGPELWRTDGTEAGTVRVLDVWPGERGSAPRALTRVGTFVYFLAEAPGNGQELWRTDGTASGTRRVHAFVPGSDVLQLTAWGERLALVSYDAEAAVLWVVEPSGETREVFRSAVGVFDSLTAVERRLFFVRDTGEGIVELWVVAGRQAVATKVRDFSGGAPSELTALGGQVFFHAGSDGNYGELGDTRHGGELWRSDGTTLGTRMVRDIWPGPKGSLPSDLVAMDGVLYFAAEDGWRGRELWRSDGTALGTWMVWDLQWGAEGSEPRQLVAQDGWLFFSATTAAHGREAWKSDGWLWNTRRLTDIAPGTSSSNPRSFVRSGRDVFFLANEAAVGEALWVLPLHGAWPCAGPQGGKGC; this is translated from the coding sequence ATGAAGGCATGGCGTGGCATCCCGGTGCTCGTGTCCGTTCTCTGGGGAGGGCTCCTCGCGGTGGGGTGTGGTCCCGCGGTCGAAGGAAGCGACGCGGAGGGCGAGGCGGCGGTGGAGTCCGCGCGGGCCGACGTGGTGGCGGCGGGCCGGGCCTGCACGTCGGAGCGGGTGATGCCCTCGGGCACGAAGCCGGAGTGGCTGGTGCGTGGCGTGGACCGGCTGTTCTTCAGCGCGGACTCGGAGGGGCAGGGCCGCGAGCTGTGGAGCAGCCCGGGAGGCGGCGGCTGCGCGGGCGTGGTGAAGGACATCCGGGCGGGAGCGCAGGGCTCGGTGCCGCGCTACCTGACGGCGCTGGGGCGCTGGGTGCTCTTCGCGGCGGATGACGGGCTGCAGGGGCCGGAGCTGTGGCGCACGGACGGCACGGAGGCGGGCACGGTGCGGGTGCTGGACGTGTGGCCGGGCGAGCGGGGCTCGGCGCCGCGCGCGCTCACCCGCGTGGGCACGTTCGTCTACTTCCTCGCGGAGGCGCCGGGAAATGGCCAGGAGCTGTGGCGCACGGACGGCACCGCGTCCGGCACGCGGCGGGTGCACGCGTTCGTCCCCGGCAGCGACGTGTTGCAGCTCACGGCCTGGGGTGAGCGGCTCGCGCTGGTCTCCTACGACGCCGAGGCCGCGGTGCTGTGGGTCGTGGAGCCGAGCGGCGAGACGCGCGAGGTGTTCCGCTCGGCCGTGGGCGTGTTCGACTCGCTGACGGCGGTGGAGCGTCGGCTCTTCTTCGTGCGCGACACGGGCGAGGGCATCGTGGAGCTGTGGGTGGTGGCGGGGCGCCAGGCCGTCGCGACGAAGGTGCGCGACTTCAGCGGAGGGGCGCCCTCGGAGCTGACCGCGTTGGGGGGCCAGGTGTTCTTCCATGCGGGCTCGGACGGCAACTACGGTGAGCTGGGCGACACGCGGCACGGCGGCGAGCTGTGGCGCAGTGATGGCACGACGCTGGGAACCCGCATGGTGCGGGACATCTGGCCGGGGCCGAAGGGCTCGCTGCCCTCGGACCTGGTCGCCATGGACGGCGTGCTGTACTTCGCGGCGGAGGACGGCTGGCGCGGGCGCGAGCTGTGGCGCAGCGACGGCACGGCCCTGGGCACGTGGATGGTCTGGGACCTCCAGTGGGGGGCGGAGGGCAGCGAGCCGCGGCAGCTGGTGGCGCAGGACGGCTGGCTGTTCTTCTCGGCGACCACCGCCGCGCATGGCCGCGAGGCGTGGAAGAGCGACGGCTGGCTGTGGAACACGCGCCGGCTGACGGACATCGCCCCCGGCACGTCGTCGTCCAACCCCCGCTCGTTCGTGCGCTCGGGCCGCGACGTGTTCTTCCTCGCCAACGAGGCCGCCGTGGGCGAGGCGCTCTGGGTGTTGCCGCTCCACGGCGCGTGGCCGTGCGCGGGCCCCCAGGGCGGGAAGGGCTGCTGA
- the ruvB gene encoding Holliday junction branch migration DNA helicase RuvB — translation MVMARKSDTLSEEVLPEDVRLEASLRPRSFDEYVGQGSVVEKLKVYVQAARSRGEALDHCLFSGPPGLGKTSLAHIIANELGVGIHVTSGPALERKGDLAGLLTNLNARDVLFIDEIHRLNAAVEEYLYPAMEDFRLDITIDTGPAARAMKIDLPPFTLIGATTRTGLLTSPLRDRFQIQERLEYYDAQALELILHRSARILGIPLDKDAAHEVATRSRGTPRIVNRLLRRLRDFAEVEGDGRITLALAKKSLDRLGVDASGLDSMDRKILLTILDKFGGGPVGVETIAASVGEQRDTIEDVYEPFLMQEGFLQRTPRGRMATHRTYQYFKKQPPPTPQGSLF, via the coding sequence ATGGTCATGGCGAGGAAGTCCGACACTCTCTCCGAAGAGGTCCTCCCGGAGGACGTCCGGCTCGAGGCCTCCCTGCGTCCGCGCTCGTTCGACGAGTACGTGGGGCAGGGCTCCGTCGTCGAGAAGCTCAAGGTCTACGTGCAGGCGGCCCGGAGCCGCGGTGAAGCGCTGGACCACTGCCTGTTCTCCGGGCCCCCGGGCCTGGGCAAGACGTCGCTGGCGCACATCATCGCCAACGAGCTGGGCGTGGGCATCCACGTCACCAGCGGCCCCGCGCTCGAGCGCAAGGGCGACCTGGCCGGTCTGCTCACCAACCTGAACGCGCGCGACGTCCTCTTCATCGATGAAATCCACCGCCTCAACGCCGCCGTGGAGGAGTACCTCTACCCGGCGATGGAGGACTTCCGGCTGGACATCACCATCGACACGGGGCCCGCCGCCCGGGCGATGAAGATTGACTTGCCGCCCTTCACCCTCATCGGCGCCACCACGCGCACGGGCCTGCTCACTTCTCCGCTGCGCGACAGGTTCCAGATTCAGGAGCGCCTGGAGTACTACGACGCCCAGGCGCTGGAGCTCATCCTCCACCGCTCCGCGCGCATCCTCGGCATCCCCCTGGACAAGGACGCCGCGCACGAGGTGGCCACGCGCTCGCGTGGCACGCCCCGCATCGTCAACCGGCTCCTGCGCCGGCTGCGCGACTTCGCGGAGGTGGAGGGTGACGGGCGCATCACCCTGGCGCTGGCCAAGAAGTCCCTGGACCGATTGGGCGTGGACGCCAGCGGGCTGGACTCCATGGACCGCAAGATTCTGCTCACCATCCTGGACAAGTTCGGCGGGGGCCCGGTGGGGGTGGAGACCATCGCCGCCAGCGTGGGCGAACAACGCGATACCATTGAGGACGTGTACGAGCCCTTCCTCATGCAGGAGGGCTTCCTCCAACGCACGCCCCGGGGCCGGATGGCCACGCACCGCACCTACCAGTATTTCAAGAAGCAGCCACCGCCCACGCCCCAGGGCAGCCTCTTCTGA
- the lpxC gene encoding UDP-3-O-acyl-N-acetylglucosamine deacetylase: MPPSSYNQRTLSKTASLQGIGLHSGAKVTLTLRPAPAGHGIVFVRTDLPRPVSIPALAEYVVDTVLATTLGRDGAKVATVEHLMSAMAGMGIDNARVELDGPEVPIMDGSAAPFAALIQEAGVRELDAPKELLVIKKPVSVVDGDKQASLTPSRHFRISCTIDFEHPVIQGQAFDLDFSDRDFSREISRARTFCFLRDVEKLKSLGLARGGSLDNAIVVDEVSILNPEGLRFTDEFVRHKILDAIGDVSLFGRPVIGHLTAYKTGHALNHKLVRKVLSDPSCYEIVPARRRDVEGLELGLPGLAGALELEPLVA; the protein is encoded by the coding sequence ATGCCCCCGTCTTCCTACAACCAGCGCACCCTCTCGAAGACCGCCAGCCTCCAGGGCATCGGGCTCCACTCGGGCGCGAAGGTGACGCTCACGCTGCGTCCGGCCCCCGCGGGGCACGGCATCGTCTTCGTGCGTACGGACCTGCCCCGGCCGGTGAGCATCCCCGCCCTGGCGGAGTACGTGGTGGACACGGTGCTGGCGACGACGCTGGGCCGCGACGGCGCCAAGGTGGCCACGGTGGAGCACCTGATGTCGGCCATGGCGGGCATGGGCATCGACAACGCCCGGGTGGAGCTGGACGGCCCGGAGGTCCCCATCATGGACGGCAGCGCCGCCCCCTTCGCGGCCCTCATCCAGGAGGCCGGCGTCCGCGAGCTGGACGCGCCCAAGGAGCTGCTCGTCATCAAGAAGCCGGTGTCCGTGGTGGACGGTGACAAGCAGGCCTCGCTCACCCCGTCTCGCCACTTCCGCATCAGCTGCACCATCGACTTCGAGCACCCCGTCATCCAGGGCCAGGCGTTCGACCTGGACTTCAGCGACCGGGACTTCTCGCGCGAGATTTCGCGCGCGCGCACGTTCTGCTTCCTGCGCGACGTGGAGAAGCTCAAGAGCCTGGGCCTGGCGCGCGGCGGCTCGCTGGACAACGCCATCGTCGTGGACGAGGTCTCCATCCTCAACCCCGAGGGCTTGCGCTTCACCGACGAGTTCGTGCGTCACAAGATCCTGGACGCCATCGGTGATGTGTCTCTGTTCGGCAGGCCTGTCATTGGCCACCTGACGGCCTACAAGACGGGCCACGCGCTCAATCACAAGCTGGTGCGCAAGGTCCTGTCGGACCCGAGCTGCTATGAGATTGTCCCGGCGCGTCGCCGCGACGTGGAGGGCCTGGAGCTGGGCCTGCCCGGGCTTGCTGGCGCGTTGGAGCTGGAGCCGCTCGTCGCCTGA
- a CDS encoding thioredoxin domain-containing protein, which translates to MRPTPVILAALLAASFTAGCNKEKAPATAQAPAAAAATAGEPTPETVVATFGDGQKITYKELNERVSEPLANLEKQKFQLRKRGLEGMVTEKLVDAEAKKRGISQDQFLKAEIDDKVQAPTEEKIKEVFDGAKGQLPPGSTFEQMKPQIVDFLTQQPKQERAQALFAELRKNANVQITLPEPPRPPAERKQVAATGPSKGPDSAPITIVEFSDFQCPFCSRANAAVDQVFKEYDGKVKLVFRQFPLDFHKEAQKAAEASLCAADQNKFWEMHDKLFASQSALQVENLKKYAGELQLDQAKFDKCLDSGEKATIVKTDMADAQKVGVSGTPAFFINGVMLSGAQPFEEFKSIIDAELKPTAQK; encoded by the coding sequence ATGCGTCCAACCCCCGTCATCCTCGCCGCGCTGCTGGCGGCTTCGTTCACCGCCGGTTGCAACAAGGAGAAGGCGCCGGCCACCGCGCAGGCTCCCGCCGCCGCCGCGGCCACTGCGGGTGAGCCCACCCCGGAGACCGTGGTCGCCACCTTCGGCGACGGCCAGAAGATCACCTACAAGGAGCTCAACGAGCGCGTCTCGGAGCCCCTGGCCAACCTCGAGAAGCAGAAGTTCCAGCTGCGCAAGCGCGGCCTCGAGGGCATGGTGACCGAGAAGCTGGTCGACGCGGAGGCCAAGAAGCGCGGCATCTCCCAGGACCAGTTCCTCAAGGCGGAGATCGACGACAAGGTCCAGGCGCCCACCGAGGAGAAGATCAAGGAGGTCTTCGACGGCGCCAAGGGCCAGCTGCCCCCCGGCTCGACGTTCGAGCAGATGAAGCCGCAGATCGTCGACTTCCTCACCCAGCAGCCCAAGCAGGAGCGCGCCCAGGCCCTGTTCGCGGAGCTGCGCAAGAACGCGAACGTGCAGATCACCCTGCCCGAGCCCCCGCGCCCGCCCGCCGAGCGCAAGCAGGTCGCCGCCACCGGCCCGTCGAAGGGTCCGGACAGCGCGCCCATCACCATCGTCGAGTTCAGCGACTTCCAGTGCCCGTTCTGCAGCCGTGCCAACGCCGCGGTGGACCAGGTCTTCAAGGAGTACGACGGCAAGGTGAAGCTGGTGTTCCGCCAGTTCCCGCTCGACTTCCACAAGGAGGCGCAGAAGGCCGCAGAGGCCTCGCTGTGCGCGGCGGACCAGAACAAGTTCTGGGAGATGCACGACAAGCTGTTCGCCAGCCAGAGCGCCCTGCAGGTGGAGAACCTCAAGAAGTACGCGGGCGAGCTGCAGCTGGATCAGGCCAAGTTCGACAAGTGCCTGGACTCCGGTGAGAAGGCCACCATCGTGAAGACGGACATGGCGGACGCGCAGAAGGTCGGCGTCAGCGGCACGCCGGCGTTCTTCATCAACGGCGTCATGCTCTCCGGCGCGCAGCCGTTCGAGGAGTTCAAGAGCATCATCGACGCCGAGCTGAAGCCGACGGCGCAGAAGTAA
- a CDS encoding DUF4388 domain-containing protein: MAQKPKATPRLGGEATSLDLEKSLSQGLSSSRPLSAWFHGPEGMVLLHEPSGFAGFLAGTLGTLSVEEVFAHVLTGIRSGLLAVQHGAVRRTVSFRDGQVVFATSTERWERLGAVLVRLGLVTQAQLTQALSRVTPSRRIGQVLTSEGMVSEANLYSAMTYVVREVVLSLFELTEGSFLFVEGPAPMADVVKLPERTRDLVLTGIKRSEELSRLRRRYPDDTRVEVGPSGARAGEERFCQRMGSGTTVGELRLVRESGAHTFFTWLEECVRGGHLQVKPAAPPVPPAPAVEGMAWELLSAEERYNLLLSLIHRALRDAGQDVDLMRGFLDAPPSGLEDAFSGVVLGPDGRVDVTRLRANLASGGEAVARALTLEALDAIVSYALFTARNVLPPDVAERLSNTYRTLQGGLA, encoded by the coding sequence GTGGCCCAGAAACCCAAGGCCACGCCCCGGCTCGGTGGCGAGGCGACTTCCCTCGACCTGGAGAAGTCGCTTTCCCAGGGCCTGTCCTCCTCCCGTCCCCTCTCGGCCTGGTTCCACGGGCCGGAGGGGATGGTGCTCCTCCATGAGCCCTCGGGCTTCGCCGGCTTCCTGGCCGGGACGCTCGGGACGTTGTCCGTGGAGGAGGTCTTCGCCCACGTCCTGACGGGCATCCGCAGTGGCCTGTTGGCCGTGCAGCACGGCGCGGTGCGCAGGACGGTGTCCTTCCGGGATGGGCAGGTGGTGTTCGCCACGTCCACGGAGCGCTGGGAGCGGCTGGGCGCGGTGCTGGTGCGGTTGGGGCTGGTGACGCAGGCGCAGCTCACGCAGGCGCTCTCGCGCGTGACGCCGTCGCGGCGCATCGGCCAGGTGCTCACGTCCGAGGGCATGGTCTCCGAGGCGAACCTCTACAGCGCCATGACGTACGTGGTGCGCGAGGTGGTGCTGAGCCTCTTCGAGCTGACGGAGGGCAGCTTCCTGTTCGTCGAGGGGCCCGCGCCCATGGCGGACGTGGTGAAGCTGCCGGAGCGCACGCGGGATCTGGTGCTCACCGGAATCAAGCGCTCGGAGGAGCTGTCGCGGCTTCGGCGCCGCTATCCGGACGACACGCGCGTGGAGGTGGGCCCTTCGGGGGCGCGCGCGGGCGAGGAGCGCTTCTGCCAGCGGATGGGCTCGGGCACGACGGTGGGCGAGCTGCGGCTGGTGCGCGAGAGCGGCGCGCACACGTTCTTCACGTGGCTGGAGGAGTGCGTGCGGGGCGGGCACCTCCAGGTGAAGCCCGCGGCGCCGCCCGTGCCTCCGGCGCCCGCGGTGGAGGGCATGGCGTGGGAGCTGTTGTCCGCGGAGGAGCGCTACAACCTGTTGTTGTCGCTCATCCACCGCGCGCTGCGCGACGCGGGGCAGGACGTGGACTTGATGCGCGGCTTCCTCGACGCGCCGCCCTCGGGGCTGGAGGACGCGTTCTCGGGCGTGGTGCTGGGGCCGGATGGGCGGGTGGACGTGACGCGGCTGCGCGCGAACCTGGCGTCCGGTGGTGAGGCCGTGGCGCGGGCGCTGACGCTGGAGGCGCTGGACGCCATCGTGTCGTATGCGCTGTTCACCGCGCGCAACGTGTTGCCCCCGGACGTGGCCGAGCGCCTGTCCAACACCTACCGCACCCTCCAGGGAGGGCTGGCCTAG
- a CDS encoding ABC transporter substrate-binding protein, which produces MGVLRKLAWGFLLWGTACSGSRQAVKADAAATEPGTGGSGPPVAAQTASVSGPYVDEELGFEIIRPSDEWHLVVTNERTPEGLAIPVVLRHPPSNAQVVLQVAPEVVSPTQFAERLAEGLRQQPGFTTTDPAPLALSDKAVGFDFQVGDGVHGRVAVREGQEGRVLMMLATWPALAPASDIQNVDALIQGIRPLPERKKPLPGTVPQAARP; this is translated from the coding sequence ATGGGTGTTCTGCGGAAGCTGGCGTGGGGTTTCCTGTTGTGGGGCACGGCGTGCAGTGGCTCGCGCCAGGCCGTGAAGGCCGACGCGGCGGCGACGGAGCCGGGCACGGGTGGCTCCGGGCCCCCGGTGGCGGCGCAGACGGCGTCGGTGTCCGGGCCCTACGTCGACGAGGAGCTGGGCTTCGAAATCATCCGCCCCAGCGACGAGTGGCACCTGGTGGTGACGAATGAGCGCACGCCGGAGGGGCTGGCGATTCCCGTCGTCCTGCGCCACCCGCCCTCCAACGCGCAGGTGGTGCTCCAGGTGGCGCCGGAGGTGGTGTCGCCCACCCAGTTCGCCGAGCGGCTCGCGGAGGGCCTGCGTCAGCAGCCGGGCTTCACCACCACGGACCCGGCGCCGCTCGCCTTGTCGGACAAGGCGGTGGGCTTCGACTTCCAGGTGGGGGACGGCGTGCACGGCCGCGTCGCCGTGCGCGAGGGACAGGAGGGCCGCGTGCTGATGATGCTGGCCACCTGGCCCGCGCTGGCGCCGGCCAGTGACATCCAGAACGTGGATGCCCTCATCCAGGGCATCCGGCCGCTGCCGGAGCGCAAGAAGCCGCTTCCCGGCACCGTGCCCCAGGCCGCGCGTCCCTGA
- a CDS encoding leucyl aminopeptidase, producing MNFSFVSGDASLANGELLVIPLFEGELGEGAPAGLVAADSALEGRLRGAATQEGFKAKADQSLVMHTLGRTTAGRVLLLGLGSRARFHPEVLRLAAGRAAKTAQRLKVVSLVVALPVTDAGADAVRAVVEGLELGAYKFDKYKSSAREEKGAKKPVKVSLVLPEGVEKSRDLEDALALGKRVAEAANWARDLVNEPPNAVTPTVLAEAARKSAKEHGLKITIGGQREIEKLRMGMFLGVTAGSTEEPRLIHVEYTPKNARDAKRPPLALVGKAITFDSGGLSLKPTEGMVDMKTDMAGSAAVLGAMQVIAALKPPFPVHAFIGACENMPAGNAYKPGDILTSRLGKTVEITNTDAEGRLVLGDMLTWACEHKPSAVIDLATLTGACIVALGNYIVGAFGDDDDTVNQVLQSARTAGEEMWRLPVSELQKDALRSEVADMKNSGERWGGSINAALFLKEFVGDTPWVHLDIAGPSNSPKERGYLSKGGTGVGVRTLVEWVRLRAQTQGDEVAEAPAKPARQARGAKKSTRG from the coding sequence ATGAATTTCTCCTTCGTCTCCGGCGACGCCTCCCTTGCGAATGGAGAGCTGCTCGTCATCCCGCTCTTCGAGGGTGAGCTGGGTGAGGGCGCCCCGGCGGGTCTCGTCGCGGCGGACAGCGCGCTGGAGGGCCGCCTGCGCGGCGCCGCCACCCAGGAGGGCTTCAAGGCGAAGGCGGACCAGTCCCTGGTGATGCACACGCTCGGCCGCACCACGGCGGGCCGGGTGCTGCTGTTGGGCCTGGGCAGCCGCGCGCGCTTCCACCCGGAGGTGCTACGGCTGGCCGCCGGACGCGCGGCGAAGACGGCCCAGCGGCTCAAGGTGGTCTCGCTGGTGGTGGCGCTTCCCGTCACGGACGCGGGGGCGGACGCGGTGCGCGCGGTGGTGGAGGGGCTGGAGCTGGGTGCGTACAAGTTCGACAAGTACAAGTCCTCCGCGCGCGAGGAGAAGGGCGCGAAGAAGCCCGTCAAGGTGTCCCTGGTGCTGCCCGAGGGCGTGGAGAAGTCGCGCGACCTCGAGGACGCGCTCGCGCTGGGCAAGCGCGTGGCGGAGGCGGCCAACTGGGCCCGGGATCTGGTGAACGAGCCGCCCAACGCGGTGACGCCCACGGTGCTGGCCGAGGCGGCGCGCAAGTCCGCCAAGGAGCACGGGCTGAAGATCACCATCGGCGGGCAGCGCGAAATCGAGAAGCTGCGGATGGGCATGTTCCTGGGCGTCACGGCCGGGAGCACCGAGGAGCCCCGGCTCATCCACGTGGAGTACACGCCGAAGAACGCGCGCGACGCGAAGCGGCCTCCGCTGGCGCTGGTGGGCAAGGCCATTACGTTCGACTCGGGCGGCCTGTCGCTCAAGCCCACCGAGGGCATGGTGGACATGAAGACGGACATGGCGGGCTCGGCCGCGGTGCTGGGCGCCATGCAGGTCATCGCCGCCCTCAAGCCGCCCTTCCCCGTGCATGCCTTCATCGGCGCGTGCGAGAACATGCCGGCCGGCAACGCGTACAAGCCCGGTGACATCCTCACGTCGCGGCTGGGCAAGACGGTGGAGATCACCAACACGGACGCCGAGGGCCGGCTGGTGCTGGGCGACATGCTGACGTGGGCGTGCGAGCACAAGCCGTCCGCCGTCATCGACCTGGCCACGCTCACGGGCGCGTGCATCGTCGCGCTGGGCAACTACATCGTGGGCGCCTTCGGTGACGACGACGACACCGTCAACCAGGTGCTCCAGTCCGCGCGCACCGCGGGCGAGGAGATGTGGCGCCTGCCGGTGAGCGAGCTGCAGAAGGACGCGCTGCGCTCCGAGGTCGCCGACATGAAGAACTCCGGCGAGCGCTGGGGCGGGTCCATCAACGCCGCGCTGTTCCTCAAGGAGTTCGTCGGCGACACGCCGTGGGTGCACCTGGACATCGCGGGGCCGTCCAACAGCCCCAAGGAGCGCGGCTACCTCTCCAAGGGCGGCACCGGCGTGGGCGTGCGCACCCTGGTCGAGTGGGTGCGGCTGCGCGCGCAGACGCAGGGCGACGAGGTGGCCGAGGCGCCCGCCAAGCCCGCTCGCCAGGCGCGCGGCGCGAAGAAGTCCACGCGCGGCTGA
- a CDS encoding zinc dependent phospholipase C family protein, with protein MPTLLMHLTAIERLAANPGELPPEWVRALSEDLPYARFGAALPDLPLCEGVRGGLAAFLPEREMPLFSRLYHERAPVGFGLKMAELVATGALVGTEPGLALLSGYFTHLCMDRRLHPIVDQLVVRHRRRGERALAAHRDIEWAQTLFYLRELHGVDLLGTPRLREKCQVVKSPGFPWRGIGRGIYELVRLSSQERVGQAPSKAEVDGWVRGLYVSGLFLSSPVGRTRALPAFARLSFQELYRNDTFDFAQEVEGALESARGVLRRLHGYMARGTFTPRTRARFLEAFPEGTLGVRAA; from the coding sequence ATGCCCACCTTGCTGATGCATCTGACCGCCATCGAACGGTTGGCCGCCAACCCCGGAGAGCTGCCTCCGGAGTGGGTGCGTGCGCTCTCGGAGGACCTGCCCTACGCGCGCTTCGGCGCGGCGCTGCCGGACCTGCCCTTGTGCGAGGGCGTCCGCGGGGGGCTCGCCGCCTTCCTGCCCGAGCGCGAGATGCCGCTCTTCTCGCGGCTGTACCACGAGCGCGCGCCGGTGGGCTTCGGCCTGAAGATGGCGGAGCTCGTCGCCACGGGCGCGCTGGTGGGCACCGAGCCGGGACTGGCCCTGCTGTCCGGCTACTTCACGCACCTGTGCATGGACCGCAGGCTGCACCCCATCGTCGACCAGCTCGTGGTGAGACACCGCCGACGGGGCGAGCGGGCGCTGGCGGCGCACCGCGACATCGAGTGGGCGCAGACGCTCTTCTACCTGCGCGAATTGCACGGCGTGGACCTGCTCGGCACGCCCCGGCTGCGCGAGAAGTGTCAGGTGGTGAAGAGCCCGGGCTTCCCGTGGCGCGGCATCGGCCGGGGCATCTACGAGCTGGTGCGCCTGTCCTCGCAGGAGCGCGTGGGGCAGGCGCCCTCCAAGGCGGAGGTGGATGGCTGGGTGCGTGGGCTGTACGTCTCCGGACTCTTCCTCTCCAGCCCCGTGGGCCGCACACGCGCGCTGCCCGCCTTCGCCCGCCTGTCCTTCCAGGAGCTGTATCGCAACGACACCTTCGACTTCGCCCAGGAGGTCGAAGGTGCGCTGGAGTCGGCGCGTGGAGTCCTTCGGAGGTTGCACGGCTACATGGCCAGGGGCACCTTCACGCCTCGGACGCGGGCGCGCTTCCTGGAGGCCTTCCCCGAGGGGACGCTGGGGGTTCGCGCGGCTTGA
- a CDS encoding sulfite exporter TauE/SafE family protein → MTVLLLMVVGGLAGALGAMLGIGGGIVLVPALVLGFGLPLEEAVPASLMCVVANSCAAAAGYVDNHLSDIRLGLTLELATVLGAIAGGLVAALIAPAMVAVVFGLFTLYVALQMILLRSPRREPATLDDYQPTNYPLGISGSFVAGGLSALLGVGGGPLKVPLMSYGMHVPFKVASATSNLMIGVTGAASVAAYALRGHLKLALVSPLVVGVLAGAYVGSRLMPKVPTAVLKRLFALVLLTVAGQMLWKGGAGLWPSIWE, encoded by the coding sequence ATGACGGTACTTCTCCTCATGGTGGTGGGCGGGCTCGCGGGGGCGTTGGGAGCGATGCTCGGCATCGGAGGCGGCATCGTGCTGGTGCCCGCGCTGGTGCTGGGCTTCGGACTGCCGCTGGAGGAGGCGGTGCCCGCCAGCCTCATGTGCGTGGTGGCCAACTCGTGCGCCGCCGCCGCGGGCTACGTCGACAACCACCTGAGTGACATCCGGCTGGGGCTGACGCTGGAGCTGGCCACGGTGCTGGGCGCCATCGCGGGTGGCCTCGTCGCGGCGCTCATCGCGCCGGCGATGGTGGCGGTGGTGTTCGGCCTGTTCACGCTCTACGTGGCGCTGCAGATGATTCTGCTGCGCTCGCCCCGACGCGAGCCGGCGACGCTGGACGACTACCAACCGACGAACTACCCGCTGGGCATCTCCGGCTCGTTCGTGGCCGGTGGCCTGTCCGCGCTGCTGGGCGTCGGGGGTGGGCCGCTGAAGGTGCCGTTGATGAGCTACGGCATGCACGTGCCCTTCAAGGTGGCCAGCGCCACGAGCAACCTGATGATTGGCGTGACGGGCGCGGCGAGCGTGGCCGCGTACGCGCTGCGCGGACACCTCAAGCTGGCGCTGGTGTCGCCGCTGGTGGTGGGTGTGTTGGCGGGCGCCTATGTCGGCAGCCGGTTGATGCCGAAGGTCCCCACGGCGGTGCTCAAGCGGCTGTTCGCGCTGGTGCTGCTGACGGTGGCGGGGCAGATGTTGTGGAAGGGAGGGGCGGGACTGTGGCCGAGCAT